A genomic segment from Modestobacter roseus encodes:
- a CDS encoding SpoIIE family protein phosphatase: MELDFAQLFAALPAPHLVLTPDLVIRYANPAYLRTLRVTPEQIVGRELFAAFPPGPAALDPDGVPYIARSFARARATGRPDALPIERYPLVVPGTGLVEDRWWAVTAVPVLDEDGEVSVFVQRVDDLTEFVRDRGLPRADGGDDHLESQVQQLQAELTTRTREVEAARETERRTSRTVEAMPSGFFSVDAGWRFTLLNAAAERLLGHDRGELLGRTIWEVFPEAVGNEFESAYRTAVETGEPQTLTAYYPAPLDTWYDVLAWPTGDGLSLYFSDVTDRQRTADEAGQLAARLALLALVNAELVEADDVPTAVAGLPGALTPALADACVLTVADGNGRLRDVGWAHTDPALRPVLDRYVQARSDAMHVHTTLNRVLESGRPVSVPGAELAAALPTGEARRQLELLGETRTVKLPVRGRGTVFGALTLLSAASRPMDPAWESTAQEIADRIGLALDNARLTRAQATIAESLQRSLLTDPPQPAHEEIAVRYLPAAAAAQVGGDWYDAFVQRGAGTMLVIGDVVGHDTAAAAAMGQLRGLLRGIATYSGGGPAEVLRGLDESMETLVVGTLATAAVARFEQTTDELARGVTRLVWASAGHPPPLVIAPDGVVTVLDDGRADLLLGVDPAVRRRDRVHLLERGDTVVLYTDGLVERRDASLDDGLARLVDAAADLAGASLDELCDGVLDRMVHGRPDDDVALVAVRLHPQRDRQLAGAAPAAALAPAGGPA, translated from the coding sequence GTGGAGCTCGATTTCGCGCAGTTGTTCGCGGCGCTGCCGGCGCCGCACCTGGTGCTCACGCCGGACCTGGTCATCCGCTACGCGAACCCGGCCTACCTGCGCACCCTGCGGGTCACACCGGAGCAGATCGTCGGCCGCGAGCTGTTCGCCGCCTTCCCGCCGGGCCCCGCCGCGCTCGACCCCGACGGCGTCCCCTACATCGCCCGGTCCTTCGCGCGGGCCCGCGCCACCGGGCGGCCCGACGCGCTGCCGATCGAGCGGTACCCGCTGGTGGTGCCCGGCACCGGCCTGGTCGAGGACCGCTGGTGGGCGGTCACCGCCGTCCCCGTGCTCGACGAGGACGGCGAGGTGTCGGTGTTCGTGCAGCGCGTCGACGACCTGACCGAGTTCGTGCGCGACCGGGGGCTCCCCCGCGCGGACGGCGGGGACGACCACCTGGAGAGCCAGGTCCAGCAGCTGCAGGCCGAGCTGACCACCCGCACCCGGGAGGTGGAGGCGGCCCGGGAGACCGAACGCCGCACCTCCCGCACGGTCGAGGCGATGCCGTCGGGGTTCTTCTCCGTGGACGCCGGGTGGCGGTTCACGCTGCTGAACGCGGCGGCCGAGCGGCTCCTCGGTCACGACCGCGGCGAGCTGCTCGGCCGCACGATCTGGGAGGTCTTCCCGGAGGCGGTGGGCAACGAGTTCGAGTCGGCCTACCGCACGGCGGTCGAGACCGGCGAACCGCAGACGCTCACCGCCTACTACCCGGCTCCGCTGGACACCTGGTACGACGTGCTGGCCTGGCCCACCGGTGACGGCCTGTCCCTGTACTTCTCCGACGTCACCGACCGGCAGCGCACCGCGGACGAGGCCGGGCAGCTGGCCGCCCGGCTGGCCCTGCTGGCCCTGGTGAACGCCGAGCTGGTCGAGGCCGACGACGTGCCGACCGCCGTCGCCGGGCTGCCCGGCGCGCTGACGCCGGCGCTGGCGGATGCCTGCGTCCTCACCGTGGCCGACGGCAACGGGCGGCTGCGGGACGTCGGCTGGGCGCACACCGACCCCGCGCTGCGCCCGGTGCTCGACCGCTACGTGCAGGCCCGCTCCGACGCGATGCACGTGCACACCACCTTGAACCGGGTGCTGGAGTCGGGCCGGCCGGTCTCGGTGCCGGGCGCCGAGCTGGCTGCCGCGCTGCCCACCGGCGAGGCGCGCCGGCAGCTGGAGCTGCTGGGTGAGACGCGGACGGTGAAACTCCCGGTGCGCGGGCGCGGGACGGTGTTCGGCGCGCTGACCCTGCTCAGCGCGGCCAGCCGGCCGATGGACCCGGCGTGGGAGTCGACCGCCCAGGAGATCGCCGACCGGATCGGGCTGGCGCTGGACAACGCCCGGCTGACCCGGGCGCAGGCCACGATCGCCGAGAGCCTGCAGCGCAGCCTGCTCACCGATCCGCCGCAGCCGGCCCACGAGGAGATCGCGGTGCGCTACCTGCCCGCCGCCGCGGCGGCGCAGGTGGGCGGCGACTGGTACGACGCGTTCGTCCAGCGCGGCGCCGGGACGATGCTGGTGATCGGCGACGTCGTCGGGCACGACACCGCCGCGGCCGCCGCGATGGGGCAGCTGCGCGGGCTGCTGCGCGGGATCGCCACCTACAGCGGCGGTGGCCCGGCCGAGGTGCTGCGCGGCCTCGACGAGTCGATGGAGACGCTGGTGGTCGGCACCCTCGCCACCGCGGCCGTCGCCCGGTTCGAGCAGACCACCGACGAGCTGGCCCGGGGCGTGACCCGGCTGGTCTGGGCCAGCGCCGGTCACCCACCTCCGCTGGTCATCGCCCCCGACGGCGTGGTCACCGTGCTGGACGACGGCCGCGCCGACCTGCTGCTCGGCGTCGACCCGGCGGTCCGGCGGCGGGACCGGGTGCACCTGCTGGAGCGCGGGGACACCGTGGTGCTCTACACCGACGGGCTGGTCGAACGCCGCGACGCCTCGCTGGACGACGGGCTGGCCCGGCTCGTCGACGCCGCCGCCGACCTGGCCGGGGCGTCGCTGGACGAGCTGTGCGACGGCGTGCTGGACCGGATGGTGCACGGGCGCCCGGACGACGACGTCGCCCTGGTCGCCGTCCGGCTGCACCCCCAGCGCGACCGCCAGCTGGCCGGCGCGGCACCCGCTGCCGCCCTCGCGCCCGCCGGGGGGCCGGCGTGA
- a CDS encoding SDR family NAD(P)-dependent oxidoreductase → MTTTLITGGNKSLGFETARRLRDHGHQVLIGARDPERGARAADELGVAWVQLDVTSDESVASAAAEVRDRFGGLDVLVNNAGVSGAFAGVDEFDGPAALAVFDTNTVGIVRTTHAFLPLLRGSAAPVVVNVTSGLGSFAVRADTSRIESTLPTLTYSASKAAVNMLTSVYARFLPELRVNVVDPGYTATDFNGHSGPQTVTEGTDAIVAMATIGADGPTGTFTDRHGAVGW, encoded by the coding sequence ATGACGACGACGTTGATCACCGGTGGCAACAAGAGCCTGGGCTTCGAGACGGCCCGGCGGCTGAGAGACCACGGGCACCAGGTGCTGATCGGGGCCCGTGACCCGGAGCGCGGCGCTCGTGCGGCCGACGAGCTGGGCGTGGCGTGGGTGCAGCTGGACGTGACCTCCGACGAATCGGTGGCGTCGGCCGCGGCGGAGGTCCGGGACCGGTTCGGCGGCCTGGACGTGCTGGTCAACAACGCCGGCGTCTCCGGGGCCTTCGCGGGGGTGGACGAGTTCGACGGGCCGGCGGCGCTGGCGGTGTTCGACACCAACACGGTCGGGATCGTCCGGACGACGCACGCGTTCCTGCCCCTCCTGCGCGGGTCCGCGGCCCCCGTGGTGGTGAACGTGACCAGCGGGTTGGGCTCCTTCGCGGTGCGCGCCGACACCTCGCGCATCGAGTCGACCCTGCCCACGCTCACGTACTCGGCGAGCAAGGCGGCGGTCAACATGCTGACGTCGGTCTACGCCCGGTTCCTCCCCGAGCTGCGGGTCAACGTGGTCGACCCGGGCTACACGGCCACCGACTTCAACGGCCACTCCGGTCCGCAGACCGTCACCGAGGGCACCGACGCGATCGTCGCGATGGCCACGATCGGGGCCGACGGGCCGACCGGCACCTTCACCGACCGGCACGGCGCCGTCGGCTGGTGA